One genomic region from Stutzerimonas decontaminans encodes:
- a CDS encoding ChaN family lipoprotein gives MRIVLLLILGLLAGCQTLPPLPEWQSPEGREHRDLGLIVELQHDAVITPAQLVTKLQAYDGLLVGERHDNPDHHALQLWLLQALAQRRPQGGLLLEMLEPEQQTRVDAARRDLANGRAGADLPKALDWQKGWDWNLYGPLVRHALTQPYPLLHANLGRDEIMSIYRSAPSLHGRASATGAVRDALLAQIEVSHCGMLPASQLPAMLAVQQQRDRRMAEQMVAAPKPAMLLAGAFHVRRDLGVPLHIADLSGERVGVLMLAEVGEKVSATQADYVWYTPAQPEQDHCEQLRHSGN, from the coding sequence GTGCGCATCGTGCTTTTACTGATTCTGGGATTACTGGCCGGTTGCCAAACGTTACCGCCGCTACCCGAGTGGCAAAGCCCCGAGGGGCGTGAGCATCGCGATCTCGGCCTGATCGTCGAGCTGCAGCACGATGCAGTGATCACTCCCGCCCAGCTCGTGACGAAACTGCAGGCTTACGATGGCCTACTGGTCGGCGAGCGCCACGACAATCCGGACCATCACGCATTGCAGCTGTGGCTGTTGCAAGCGCTGGCGCAGAGGCGGCCGCAAGGTGGCCTGTTGCTGGAGATGCTTGAGCCAGAGCAGCAGACGCGAGTCGATGCGGCGCGCCGGGATTTGGCGAATGGTCGCGCCGGTGCCGATTTGCCGAAAGCGCTCGACTGGCAGAAGGGGTGGGACTGGAACCTCTACGGGCCGCTGGTCCGCCATGCGCTAACGCAACCGTATCCGTTGCTGCATGCCAATCTGGGACGCGACGAAATCATGTCGATCTATCGCTCCGCTCCGTCATTGCATGGGCGCGCGTCGGCCACCGGTGCGGTGCGAGATGCCCTGCTGGCGCAAATCGAGGTTTCTCATTGCGGGATGCTGCCCGCTTCCCAGCTGCCAGCGATGCTGGCGGTGCAGCAGCAGCGTGATCGGCGCATGGCCGAACAGATGGTCGCAGCGCCGAAGCCCGCGATGCTGCTAGCCGGCGCGTTCCATGTGCGGCGTGATCTGGGCGTGCCGCTGCATATCGCGGATCTGTCAGGCGAGCGGGTAGGTGTGCTGATGCTTGCCGAGGTGGGGGAGAAGGTGTCCGCCACGCAAGCGGATTACGTCTGGTATACGCCGGCGCAACCAGAGCAGGATCACTGTGAACAGCTGCGCCACTCCGGCAACTGA
- the prmA gene encoding 50S ribosomal protein L11 methyltransferase produces MSWLQIRLAITPDQAEALENQLLDLGAVSVTFMDAEDQPIFEPDLNTTPLWSHTHLLALFEADTDPDSLLAHLQLLRGGELPEHQVEVIEDQDWERSWMDNFQPMRFGRRLWIVPSWHSAPEPDAVNLLLDPGLAFGTGTHPTTALCLEWLDAQSLHGQSLLDFGCGSGILAIAGLLLGAEHAVGTDIDTQALDASRDNAERNGIAEERFALYLPEALPEEPADVVVANILAGPLVSLAPRITALVKPGGRLALSGILAEQAEEVRAAYSEAFELDPTADKDGWVRISGIRRA; encoded by the coding sequence ATGTCCTGGCTGCAGATCCGACTCGCCATCACCCCCGATCAGGCCGAAGCACTGGAGAACCAGCTGCTGGATCTGGGCGCGGTCTCCGTGACGTTCATGGACGCCGAAGATCAGCCGATCTTCGAACCGGATCTCAACACCACCCCGCTGTGGTCGCACACGCACCTGCTGGCACTGTTCGAAGCCGATACCGACCCGGACTCCCTGCTCGCGCACCTGCAGCTGTTGCGCGGTGGCGAATTGCCCGAGCACCAGGTCGAGGTGATCGAAGACCAGGATTGGGAGCGCAGCTGGATGGACAACTTCCAGCCGATGCGTTTCGGCCGCCGCCTGTGGATCGTGCCCAGCTGGCATTCGGCACCCGAGCCCGATGCAGTGAACCTGCTACTGGACCCCGGACTGGCCTTCGGCACCGGGACCCACCCCACCACGGCACTCTGTCTCGAATGGCTGGATGCTCAATCCCTGCATGGCCAATCGCTGTTGGATTTCGGTTGCGGCTCGGGAATCCTGGCGATTGCCGGTCTGCTGCTGGGTGCCGAACATGCCGTCGGCACCGATATCGACACCCAGGCACTGGACGCCTCGCGCGACAATGCCGAACGTAACGGGATCGCCGAGGAGCGCTTCGCGCTATATCTGCCCGAAGCACTGCCGGAGGAGCCAGCAGATGTAGTGGTCGCCAATATCCTGGCCGGGCCGCTCGTTTCGCTCGCGCCGCGCATCACCGCACTGGTCAAGCCCGGCGGCCGTCTGGCGCTGTCCGGCATCCTGGCCGAGCAGGCGGAGGAGGTACGCGCCGCTTATAGCGAGGCATTCGAACTCGACCCAACCGCAGACAAGGACGGCTGGGTGCGCATCAGCGGCATCCGTCGTGCATGA
- the accC gene encoding acetyl-CoA carboxylase biotin carboxylase subunit, translating into MLEKVLIANRGEIALRVLRACKELGIKTVAVHSTADRDLMHVSLADESVCIGPAASAKSYLSIPALIAAAEVTGADGIHPGYGFLAENADFAEQVEKSGFTFIGPTADVIRLMGDKVSAKDAMKQAGVPTVPGSDGPLPEDEKEALRIAREVGYPVIIKAAGGGGGRGMRVVHKEEDLIASAKLTRNEAGAAFGNPMVYLEKFLTNPRHVEIQVLADGQGNAIHLGDRDCSLQRRHQKVIEEAPAPLIDEEARRKVQARCVKACIDIGYRGAGTFEFLYEDGNFYFIEMNTRVQVEHPVTEMVTGIDIVKEMLLIGGGQKLSIKQEDVVIRGHAVECRINAEDPRTFMPSPGKVKHFHAPGGNGVRVDSHLYDGYSVPPHYDSLIGKLITFGANRDEAMGRMRNALDELIVDGIKTNAPLHRDLVRDPGFCRGGVNIHYLEKKLGMDKH; encoded by the coding sequence ATGTTGGAAAAAGTACTGATCGCCAACCGCGGCGAGATCGCCCTTCGAGTTCTGCGCGCTTGCAAGGAACTGGGCATCAAGACCGTGGCTGTGCACTCCACTGCCGACCGTGACCTGATGCACGTGTCGCTGGCCGACGAGTCCGTCTGCATCGGCCCGGCCGCCTCTGCCAAGTCCTACCTGAGCATCCCGGCGCTGATCGCCGCTGCCGAAGTCACCGGAGCCGACGGCATCCATCCCGGCTACGGTTTCCTCGCCGAGAACGCCGACTTCGCCGAACAGGTGGAGAAGTCCGGCTTTACCTTCATCGGCCCAACCGCCGACGTCATTCGCCTGATGGGTGACAAGGTGTCCGCCAAGGACGCGATGAAGCAGGCCGGCGTGCCGACCGTTCCGGGCTCTGACGGCCCGCTGCCGGAAGACGAGAAGGAAGCGCTGCGCATCGCCCGTGAAGTGGGCTACCCGGTGATCATCAAAGCCGCCGGCGGCGGCGGCGGTCGCGGCATGCGCGTCGTGCACAAGGAAGAGGACCTGATCGCTTCGGCCAAACTGACCCGCAACGAAGCAGGGGCAGCCTTCGGCAATCCGATGGTTTACCTCGAGAAATTCCTGACCAATCCACGCCACGTGGAAATCCAGGTACTGGCCGACGGCCAGGGTAACGCGATCCACCTGGGCGACCGCGACTGCTCGCTGCAGCGCCGTCACCAAAAGGTGATCGAGGAAGCCCCAGCCCCGCTGATCGACGAAGAGGCCCGCCGCAAGGTCCAGGCCCGCTGCGTCAAGGCGTGCATCGACATCGGCTACCGCGGCGCCGGCACGTTCGAGTTCCTTTATGAAGACGGCAACTTCTACTTCATCGAGATGAACACCCGCGTTCAGGTCGAGCATCCGGTTACCGAAATGGTCACCGGCATCGACATCGTCAAGGAGATGCTGCTGATCGGTGGCGGCCAGAAGCTGTCGATCAAGCAGGAAGATGTCGTCATCCGCGGCCATGCCGTCGAATGCCGCATCAACGCCGAAGACCCGCGTACCTTCATGCCCAGCCCAGGCAAGGTGAAGCACTTCCATGCGCCGGGCGGCAACGGCGTGCGCGTCGATTCGCACCTCTACGACGGTTACTCGGTTCCACCGCACTACGATTCGCTGATCGGCAAGTTGATCACCTTCGGGGCGAACCGCGACGAGGCCATGGGCCGCATGCGCAACGCACTGGACGAGCTGATCGTCGATGGCATCAAGACCAACGCCCCGCTGCACCGCGATCTGGTGCGCGACCCCGGCTTCTGCAGGGGCGGCGTAAACATCCATTATCTGGAGAAGAAACTGGGTATGGACAAGCACTGA
- the aroQ gene encoding type II 3-dehydroquinate dehydratase, whose product MATLLVLHGPNLNLLGTREPGVYGAVTLAQINQDLEQHARDRGHHLLHLQSNAEYELIERIHAARSEGVDFILINPAAFTHTSVALRDALLAVSIPFIEVHLSNVHKREPFRHHSYFSDIAVGVICGLGASGYRLALEAALEQLAAS is encoded by the coding sequence ATGGCCACGCTTCTGGTCCTGCACGGGCCGAATCTGAATCTGCTCGGTACCCGCGAGCCAGGCGTCTACGGCGCAGTGACGCTGGCGCAGATCAACCAGGATCTGGAGCAGCACGCCCGTGATCGCGGACACCATCTGCTGCATCTGCAATCCAACGCCGAGTACGAGCTGATCGAGCGCATCCATGCCGCCCGTAGCGAAGGCGTCGACTTCATTCTGATCAATCCCGCGGCATTCACGCATACCAGCGTCGCATTACGTGACGCATTGCTGGCCGTGAGCATCCCATTCATCGAAGTGCACCTGTCCAACGTGCACAAGCGTGAACCTTTCCGCCATCACTCCTACTTTTCCGATATCGCGGTGGGTGTGATCTGCGGCCTTGGCGCCAGCGGCTACCGGCTGGCCTTGGAGGCCGCCCTGGAACAACTCGCTGCTTCCTGA
- a CDS encoding protein-disulfide reductase DsbD: MPPQLYREIAMLRLLSLLLLLFALPANAGLFDSKPSAALGGALNNSGDFLPVREAFRLSLVEAAPERITLRFVAAEGYYLYRHRFAFKSSEANVTLGEAQLPAGEPKVDDYFGEIEAYYGILDIEIPVTNPDNRPFVLQVSYQGCADKGLCYPPETESLPIGDGAASTTTAAGDQSSERDLSWKAIALFFLAGLGLTFTPCVLPMLPILTGVVLRDQPGGMRSFLLSLAYVLPMAGGFALLGALMGVFGAELNLQARLQSPWVLVPFALFFVAFALSMFGLFELRLPQTLSSRLDRLAGNARGGSFTGAALLGAVSSLLVSPCVSAPLAGALLYISASGDALGGGLKLFALGLGMGAPLVLFATGGGALLPKSGLWMISVRNVFGVLLLAVAVWMLERVLPGPLALALWGLLAAGSAVFLGTLEFTSKTPRQKLAQLAGLVLLVYALAAWVGALQGGSDPLRPLPHAIGGSTPSSMAGEGWHTISTPAELDAQLAAARAAGQPLMLDWYADWCISCKVIEREVFANPQVAPRLADYRLIRFDITESNAAQRSLLDRYKLFGPPAILFFDRSGNEMGDVRVVGEIDASGFAERLDRAAGLL, translated from the coding sequence ATGCCGCCACAGCTTTACCGTGAGATCGCCATGCTTCGCCTGCTGAGTCTGCTGCTCCTGCTCTTTGCGCTTCCCGCCAACGCTGGCCTGTTCGACAGCAAACCGAGCGCAGCCCTTGGTGGCGCGCTGAATAACAGTGGCGACTTCCTGCCCGTGCGTGAGGCCTTCCGCCTGAGTCTGGTGGAAGCCGCCCCCGAACGAATCACGCTGCGCTTCGTCGCAGCGGAGGGCTACTACCTCTATCGACACCGCTTTGCTTTTAAGAGCAGCGAGGCGAACGTCACGCTCGGCGAGGCGCAACTGCCCGCAGGCGAGCCCAAGGTCGACGACTATTTTGGCGAAATCGAAGCCTATTACGGCATCCTCGATATCGAAATACCGGTCACCAACCCGGACAACCGCCCTTTCGTTCTGCAGGTGTCCTATCAGGGTTGCGCCGACAAGGGGCTGTGCTACCCGCCGGAAACCGAATCGCTGCCCATTGGTGACGGGGCAGCGTCGACGACGACTGCCGCCGGCGATCAGTCCAGCGAACGCGATCTTTCTTGGAAAGCCATTGCCCTCTTCTTCCTGGCCGGCCTGGGCCTGACCTTCACACCCTGTGTGCTGCCGATGCTGCCGATCCTCACTGGTGTCGTGCTGCGTGACCAACCAGGCGGCATGCGCAGCTTTCTGCTCTCGCTGGCCTATGTGTTGCCGATGGCGGGCGGCTTCGCCCTGCTCGGCGCGCTGATGGGGGTATTCGGAGCAGAGCTGAATCTGCAGGCCCGCCTGCAGTCACCCTGGGTGCTTGTGCCATTTGCGCTGTTCTTCGTTGCCTTTGCCCTCTCCATGTTCGGCCTTTTCGAGCTGCGCCTTCCCCAGACACTCAGCAGCCGACTCGACCGCCTCGCTGGCAATGCTCGAGGCGGCTCGTTCACCGGCGCCGCGCTTCTTGGCGCGGTGTCCAGTCTGCTGGTATCGCCCTGCGTCTCCGCCCCACTGGCCGGCGCACTGTTGTACATCAGCGCCAGCGGCGACGCGCTGGGCGGAGGCCTGAAGCTGTTCGCCCTGGGCCTGGGCATGGGTGCCCCGCTGGTACTGTTCGCCACGGGTGGCGGGGCCCTGCTACCCAAGAGCGGCCTCTGGATGATCAGCGTGCGCAACGTATTCGGTGTGCTTCTGTTAGCCGTCGCCGTCTGGATGCTCGAACGCGTACTGCCTGGCCCGCTGGCGCTAGCATTGTGGGGCCTGCTGGCCGCCGGCAGCGCAGTCTTTCTTGGCACGCTTGAGTTCACCAGCAAGACACCACGGCAAAAGCTCGCCCAACTAGCCGGCCTGGTATTGCTGGTCTATGCGCTGGCGGCCTGGGTCGGCGCATTGCAGGGTGGCTCGGACCCGCTCCGACCGCTACCGCATGCCATTGGCGGATCAACGCCAAGCAGCATGGCCGGCGAAGGCTGGCACACGATCTCTACGCCTGCAGAGCTCGACGCACAACTGGCCGCGGCCCGCGCTGCCGGCCAACCACTGATGCTGGACTGGTATGCCGACTGGTGCATCAGCTGCAAGGTGATCGAACGCGAGGTCTTCGCCAATCCGCAGGTAGCGCCGCGCCTGGCCGACTATCGTCTAATCCGCTTCGATATCACCGAAAGCAACGCAGCCCAGCGCAGCTTGCTGGACCGTTACAAGCTGTTCGGCCCGCCGGCCATCCTGTTCTTCGATCGCAGCGGTAACGAGATGGGCGATGTCCGCGTAGTCGGCGAAATAGACGCCTCCGGCTTCGCCGAGCGATTGGACCGTGCCGCTGGGTTGTTATAA
- a CDS encoding heme ABC transporter ATP-binding protein produces MGSDLTVRRGAITALQGVSLKLRPGQVFGVLGPNGAGKSTLLAALSGELTPSAGDVSLQGRALGDWSGVDRARCLAVLPQSSTLSFAFRVADVVAMGRLPHRTGRQADAAIVAAALAAADAQHLAARSYLKLSGGERQRVHLARVLAQLWPGGVGRVLLLDEPTSMLDPAHQHSILQAVRSFAAQGGAALVILHDLNLAARYCDRLLLLKNGCPHAEGSVDEVLRAEPLQAVFGLDVLVQRHPERGHPLIIAR; encoded by the coding sequence GTGGGCAGCGATCTTACAGTGCGGCGTGGCGCGATAACGGCGCTGCAGGGCGTATCGCTCAAGCTGCGGCCAGGACAGGTGTTTGGTGTGCTCGGGCCCAATGGCGCCGGCAAGAGCACGTTGCTGGCGGCGTTATCGGGTGAGCTGACGCCATCTGCGGGAGATGTGTCGCTGCAAGGGCGCGCGCTCGGGGACTGGTCGGGCGTGGATCGAGCGCGCTGTCTGGCGGTGCTGCCACAGAGCTCGACGCTAAGCTTCGCTTTCCGCGTCGCGGATGTGGTCGCCATGGGGCGCCTGCCTCATCGCACCGGGCGCCAGGCCGACGCCGCCATCGTCGCCGCTGCGCTTGCCGCCGCAGACGCACAGCATCTTGCCGCGCGCAGCTACCTCAAACTCTCGGGTGGCGAACGCCAGCGTGTACATCTCGCCCGGGTGCTGGCGCAACTCTGGCCGGGCGGAGTGGGGCGGGTGCTGCTGCTCGATGAGCCCACTTCGATGCTCGACCCGGCGCATCAGCACAGCATTCTTCAGGCAGTCAGAAGCTTTGCTGCACAGGGCGGCGCTGCGCTGGTCATCCTGCATGATCTGAATCTGGCGGCCCGCTACTGTGACCGTCTGCTGCTGCTCAAGAACGGCTGCCCGCATGCCGAGGGCTCGGTCGACGAGGTGCTGCGGGCAGAGCCACTGCAAGCGGTCTTCGGTCTGGACGTGCTGGTGCAGCGCCATCCCGAGCGTGGTCATCCGCTAATCATTGCCCGCTGA
- a CDS encoding FecCD family ABC transporter permease: MGSLVPVRFLFFVLGLLLLTAIWLSLALGPLSLTLGDSLSAALRLLGAPIEQAGLEQAELVLAQIRLPRTLLGCAVGAVLALCGVAMQGLFRNPLADPGLVGVSSGAALGAAVAIVGATFVPALPLIWEPYVLSAFAFTGGLGVTLLVYRLGRRDGQTHVATMLLSGIALTALAGAVVGLFTYLADDRTLRSLTFWNLGSLNGASYARLWPLLLITIAVALWLPRRAKALNALLLGESEARHLGFDVERVKRELVVCTALGVGAAVAAAGLIGFIGLVVPHLMRLLVGPDHRLLLPASALAGASLLLLADVAARLVIAPAELPIGIVTALLGAPFFLYLLLRERA; this comes from the coding sequence ATGGGTAGTCTGGTTCCCGTGCGCTTTCTGTTTTTCGTGCTCGGTCTGTTGCTGCTGACCGCCATCTGGCTGTCGCTGGCACTGGGGCCGCTGAGCCTGACGCTCGGCGATAGCCTGTCTGCTGCGTTGCGGCTGCTCGGCGCGCCGATCGAGCAAGCCGGGCTGGAACAGGCGGAGCTGGTCCTCGCGCAGATTCGTCTGCCGCGGACGCTGCTTGGCTGTGCTGTCGGCGCGGTGCTGGCGCTTTGTGGGGTGGCGATGCAGGGCCTGTTTCGTAATCCGCTGGCCGATCCAGGATTGGTCGGGGTATCCAGTGGTGCAGCCCTGGGCGCCGCGGTTGCGATCGTCGGCGCCACATTCGTCCCGGCATTGCCGCTGATCTGGGAGCCCTACGTCTTGTCCGCATTCGCTTTCACCGGTGGGCTTGGTGTAACGCTGCTGGTCTATCGCCTGGGGCGGCGCGACGGCCAGACCCATGTTGCCACCATGTTGCTTTCGGGCATCGCGCTTACGGCGCTCGCCGGTGCGGTTGTCGGATTGTTCACCTATCTGGCCGACGATCGAACGTTGCGCTCGCTGACCTTTTGGAATCTCGGCAGTCTGAACGGCGCCAGCTACGCGCGGCTTTGGCCGCTACTGCTGATAACGATTGCGGTGGCGCTGTGGCTGCCACGGCGGGCGAAAGCTTTGAATGCGTTGTTGCTGGGCGAGTCGGAAGCGCGCCATCTGGGCTTCGATGTCGAGCGGGTCAAGCGCGAACTGGTGGTCTGCACAGCCCTGGGCGTCGGTGCGGCGGTTGCGGCGGCCGGTCTGATCGGCTTTATCGGTTTGGTGGTGCCGCATCTGATGCGCCTGTTGGTCGGGCCCGATCATCGGCTGTTGTTGCCCGCATCGGCCCTTGCTGGCGCGAGCCTGCTGCTGCTGGCCGATGTTGCCGCGCGGCTGGTGATTGCGCCCGCCGAGCTGCCTATCGGTATTGTCACTGCATTGCTCGGGGCGCCGTTCTTCCTCTATCTCCTGCTGCGTGAGCGCGCCTGA
- a CDS encoding Rieske (2Fe-2S) protein yields the protein MIRLCATSELLEGQSRGFTVGELKVIAVRRDGLPYLYENRCPHRGVPLEWQPDQFLDDSGSLLQCATHGALFLIESGECVAGPCAGQALRQLDVVEDQNSIWLQTDRQSDS from the coding sequence ATGATTCGATTGTGCGCGACATCCGAACTGCTCGAAGGGCAGAGCCGCGGCTTCACGGTTGGCGAACTGAAGGTGATCGCCGTTCGACGCGATGGCCTGCCGTACCTGTACGAGAATCGCTGCCCACACCGCGGCGTGCCCCTGGAATGGCAGCCCGACCAGTTCCTCGACGACAGCGGCAGCCTGCTGCAATGCGCAACCCATGGGGCGCTGTTTCTCATCGAATCCGGCGAGTGCGTGGCCGGCCCCTGCGCCGGCCAGGCGCTGCGCCAACTGGATGTAGTCGAGGACCAGAACAGCATCTGGTTGCAAACTGATCGGCAGAGCGACAGTTGA
- a CDS encoding DUF3426 domain-containing protein has protein sequence MTSFITQCPNCSTRFRISRSQLRAAHGAVRCGACLEVFNAVHHLLRDEPDPAQPLSAPHAASIKAQAVETAKIVEPAPTAKTDETLWIHDDLDLDSLDLDEELAKLEQQERELARDLLHLETETAVPAPRTAKTDAAAEHDESWAEILLHAERSTEQPSDKQGDEIIHFTPVTLDSPKPPSPLAIDSRQKNIGNAQQARVERVEPELAASPEPENLEDAASPTEPRREPDLRGEPLFELDDEPLQLDWQERKKPWGRWLGWGALNLLAVLALGAQYVAYNFEELSRQHQYRIWFERVCPTLGCELPALVDIDQIKSSNLVVRSHPEFTGALVVDAILYNRAAFAQPFPLLEIRFADLNGKLLASRSFKPSEYLSGELAGRSQMPPQVPIHIALDILDPGAKAVNYSLSFHSPE, from the coding sequence ATGACCAGCTTCATCACCCAGTGTCCCAACTGCAGCACCCGCTTCCGTATCAGCCGCAGCCAATTGCGCGCGGCCCACGGCGCAGTGCGCTGCGGCGCCTGCCTGGAAGTGTTCAACGCAGTCCACCATCTGCTACGCGACGAGCCGGACCCAGCGCAGCCACTGAGCGCCCCCCATGCCGCGTCTATCAAGGCGCAAGCGGTCGAGACCGCCAAGATCGTCGAACCGGCACCGACCGCCAAGACTGATGAAACCTTGTGGATTCATGACGACCTGGATCTCGACAGCCTTGATCTGGACGAAGAGCTGGCCAAGCTGGAGCAGCAGGAGCGCGAACTGGCGCGTGATCTGCTCCACCTTGAAACCGAAACCGCTGTCCCGGCACCCCGCACAGCGAAGACGGACGCAGCAGCCGAGCACGATGAAAGCTGGGCAGAGATCCTTCTGCATGCCGAACGCAGCACCGAGCAGCCATCGGATAAGCAAGGCGACGAGATCATCCACTTCACTCCGGTCACGCTGGACTCACCAAAGCCGCCAAGCCCCCTGGCAATTGACTCCAGGCAGAAGAATATCGGCAACGCGCAGCAAGCTCGCGTCGAGCGCGTCGAGCCGGAGCTGGCGGCTTCGCCTGAGCCAGAAAACCTGGAGGACGCCGCCTCCCCAACCGAACCGCGCCGCGAACCTGACCTGCGTGGCGAACCGCTGTTCGAACTCGACGACGAACCGTTACAACTGGACTGGCAGGAACGCAAGAAGCCCTGGGGACGTTGGCTGGGCTGGGGCGCACTGAACCTCCTCGCCGTGCTGGCCTTGGGGGCACAGTACGTCGCCTACAACTTCGAAGAACTTTCGCGCCAGCACCAGTACCGGATCTGGTTCGAGCGCGTCTGCCCGACATTAGGCTGTGAATTGCCTGCACTGGTCGACATAGACCAGATCAAGAGCAGCAATCTGGTGGTGCGAAGCCACCCCGAATTTACTGGCGCCCTGGTAGTGGACGCGATTCTCTACAACCGTGCGGCCTTCGCGCAGCCGTTCCCGCTGCTGGAAATCCGCTTCGCCGACCTGAACGGCAAACTGCTCGCCAGCCGCAGCTTCAAACCCAGTGAATACCTGTCCGGCGAGCTCGCAGGACGATCACAGATGCCGCCGCAGGTGCCTATCCACATCGCACTGGACATCCTTGACCCCGGCGCCAAGGCCGTTAACTACAGCCTGAGCTTCCATTCGCCCGAATAG
- a CDS encoding Crp/Fnr family transcriptional regulator yields the protein MYLLGEQPAYADRLINRLQSIPSQLLEGLQPSGPNLELKHTDDLCAELPAQQLFIIETGLLHALIDGKALFYLQEGDLVGLRQSGDLPECRYCSDEPISLIPYSRNDVFQHIHADAHRQELFTQYLIGHTALLGDALARLKQPEIRPSTGFKHFAVGEELIRQGDEADNVFIIIEGHADALVDGQKVGDVQKDEIFGAMAVFTRERRSATVVASEPCTVMVIPKEQFLGLTQSNPRIAHSLIESMARRIDLLNKEVTHLRVNVAV from the coding sequence ATGTATTTACTCGGGGAGCAACCGGCGTACGCCGATCGCCTGATCAACCGCCTTCAATCAATCCCCTCGCAGCTGCTGGAAGGTTTGCAGCCCTCGGGCCCCAACCTTGAACTCAAGCACACCGACGACCTTTGCGCCGAGCTGCCGGCACAGCAACTTTTCATCATCGAAACGGGCTTGCTACACGCGCTGATCGACGGCAAGGCGCTGTTCTATCTCCAAGAAGGCGACCTGGTCGGACTGCGCCAGTCCGGCGACCTGCCGGAATGCCGCTACTGCAGCGACGAGCCGATCAGCCTGATCCCCTATTCGCGCAACGACGTGTTTCAGCATATCCATGCCGACGCGCACCGCCAGGAGCTGTTCACCCAGTACCTGATCGGCCATACCGCGCTACTCGGCGACGCCCTTGCACGGCTCAAGCAGCCGGAAATTCGCCCATCCACCGGCTTCAAGCATTTCGCCGTCGGAGAAGAACTGATTCGCCAGGGCGACGAGGCGGACAACGTATTCATCATCATCGAAGGTCACGCGGATGCGCTCGTCGATGGGCAGAAAGTGGGTGACGTACAGAAGGATGAGATTTTCGGCGCAATGGCGGTGTTTACCCGCGAGCGGCGCAGCGCAACGGTGGTGGCCAGCGAGCCCTGCACCGTCATGGTCATTCCCAAGGAGCAGTTTCTTGGCCTGACGCAAAGCAACCCGCGCATTGCCCACAGCCTCATCGAAAGCATGGCGCGACGCATCGACCTGCTGAACAAGGAAGTCACCCACCTGCGCGTCAACGTCGCTGTCTGA
- the accB gene encoding acetyl-CoA carboxylase biotin carboxyl carrier protein: MDIRKVKKLIELLEESGIDELEIHEGEESVRISRHSKQVAMQQPIYAQAPAAPAPAPVAAAAPAGDAAPAAPKLNGNVVRSPMVGTFYRASSPESKAFVEVGQSVKKGDILCIVEAMKMMNHIEAEISGTIESILVENGQPVEYDQPLFTIV; this comes from the coding sequence ATGGATATTCGCAAAGTCAAAAAGCTGATCGAACTGCTGGAAGAGTCCGGTATCGACGAACTGGAAATCCACGAGGGTGAAGAGTCGGTACGAATCAGCCGCCACAGCAAGCAGGTCGCGATGCAGCAGCCCATCTACGCCCAGGCTCCGGCTGCACCTGCTCCCGCTCCGGTAGCTGCCGCCGCCCCAGCTGGCGACGCCGCCCCTGCCGCGCCCAAGCTGAACGGCAACGTGGTCCGCTCGCCGATGGTCGGCACCTTCTACCGTGCATCCTCGCCGGAATCCAAGGCGTTCGTCGAAGTCGGTCAGAGCGTGAAGAAGGGCGACATCCTCTGCATCGTAGAAGCCATGAAGATGATGAACCACATCGAGGCCGAGATCAGCGGCACCATCGAATCCATCCTGGTGGAGAATGGTCAGCCGGTCGAATACGACCAGCCGCTGTTCACCATCGTTTGA